In Onthophagus taurus isolate NC chromosome 6, IU_Otau_3.0, whole genome shotgun sequence, a genomic segment contains:
- the LOC111421820 gene encoding angiopoietin-related protein 7-like — translation MKIFLLILIFSGVAKTQLQYLPTSTNTLMDDIREIQKSISELKEKTEIRDEFGSYQTLFQSLDMNLKRLQLRAFLSCTQLPIPNWINQLSRLDEKMNVINTVLFKINHLEEKLDKLQIPSKMDVAFTKMSVLENSVKQINNKLENNKFDINTENLKCTFENYDIQNISNVKSHENKFDVKQDLNKIDKVENKTGNLKSTFEKYENISTVKSQEVNVTKLIGKGNKSEETNKTNHTQLISSECFDSTFINSSERLSGKYRFYSDLNNLTRLCRNGWLVIQRRDSFDVQENFNRSWNDYKHGFGDVRKEFWIGNNVLHRLSDKNDLKLRIELETFSGKKMWAEYKSFKIGNEDDYFRLKIGTYSGNATDSFTYHNNMYFSTIDKLVSKDGRTCPLAFHSGWWFNNCLKANLNGVYRKAEIKAYRGIHWNNWNYQICLKQVEMMITTTKKSTKIIL, via the exons aAGAGAAAACGGAGATCCGTGATGAATTTGGCTCATATCAAACTCTTTTTCAGTCTTTGGACatgaatttaaaacgtttgCAATTAAGAGCGTTCTTATCCTGTACTCAGTTGCCCATTCCAAATTGGATTAATCAATTATCACGTCTTGATGAAAAAATGAATGTTATAAACAC ggttttatttaaaataaaccatCTAGAAGAAAAACTAGATAAACTTCAGATTCCATCAAAAATGGATGTCGCTTTCACAAAAATGAGTGTATTAGAAAATTCTGTTAAgcaaatcaataataaattagaaaacaaTAAGTTTGACATCAAtactgaaaatttaaaatgtaccTTTGAGAACTACGATattcaaaacatttcaaatgttAAATCCCATGAAAATAAGTTTGATGTAAaacaagatttaaataaaatagataaagtGGAAAACAAAActggaaatttaaaaagtaccTTTGAAAAGTACGAAAACATATCAACTGTTAAATCACAAGAAGTTAATGTAACAAAGCTAATAGGCAAGGGTAATAAATCAGAAGAAACGAATAAAACCAATCACACACAATTAATTTCATCTGAATGCTTTGATTctacatttattaattcttcAGAAAGACTTTCTGGTAAATATAGATTTTATTCggatttaaacaatttaacaaGATTATGTAGAAATGGTTGGTTAGTAATTCAAAGACGGGATAGTTTCGACGtgcaagaaaattttaatagatcCTGGAATGACTACAAACATGGTTTTGGCGATGTGCGTAAAGAATTTTGGATTGGAAATAATGTCCTTCACCGATTATCGGATAAAAACGATCTAAAATTGCGAATAGAACTGGAAACTTTCTCTGGTAAGAAAATGTGGGCCgaatataaatcatttaaaattggaaatgaAGACGATTACTTTCGTTTGAAAATAGGAACTTATAGTGGTAATGCCACCGACAGTTTTACGTATCACAACAACATGTATTTTAGTACTATCGATAAATTGGTAAGTAAAGATGGTAGAACATGTCCTCTAGCCTTTCACAGTGGATGGTGGTTCAACAATTGTCTTAAAGCTAATCTAAATGGTGTTTATCGTAAAGCAGAAATAAAGGCTTATAGAGGAATACATTGGAATAATTGGAATTATcaaatatgtttaaaacaaGTTGAAATGATGATAACAACCACAAAGAAgtcaacaaaaattatattataa